The following are encoded in a window of Methanofastidiosum sp. genomic DNA:
- a CDS encoding DUF2099 family protein, producing MDEHEIEALGKSKIIIKKGKVVSVEDPIIDYCPLFDKYRGIKKLTKESIKENIEFRIQDFGMCTGDRKFPSQDFLSIGASEIMSTLLKKGLLEATVIVSDGCGTVIVTDPEKVEGLAGRISGVIKTSPIKNVISFVGKSNVLDPESCEINQVKGLKMALSKGYKNIAITISNAKDIPQIREIEKINSCNIIIFGVHTTGASRDDAAIFMEYGDIITACMSKEIKEIGDKQNIYKTNTKIPIYAPSEKGKNAIELRFKEIKKRN from the coding sequence ATGGACGAACATGAAATTGAGGCTTTAGGCAAATCAAAAATAATTATAAAAAAAGGGAAAGTAGTAAGTGTTGAAGACCCTATTATTGATTATTGTCCTCTTTTTGACAAATATAGGGGGATAAAAAAACTGACTAAAGAATCAATTAAAGAAAATATTGAATTTAGAATCCAAGATTTTGGTATGTGTACAGGAGACAGGAAATTTCCCTCGCAGGACTTTCTTTCTATTGGCGCAAGTGAGATTATGTCCACATTATTAAAAAAAGGACTACTGGAAGCAACTGTAATTGTAAGTGACGGTTGTGGAACTGTCATTGTGACTGATCCAGAAAAAGTTGAAGGGTTGGCAGGAAGAATATCTGGCGTAATTAAAACTTCACCGATTAAAAATGTTATTTCATTTGTAGGAAAATCTAATGTGCTAGATCCAGAAAGTTGTGAGATAAATCAAGTTAAAGGATTAAAAATGGCTTTGTCAAAAGGTTACAAGAATATAGCCATTACAATATCAAATGCTAAAGATATACCACAAATAAGAGAAATTGAAAAGATTAATTCTTGTAATATTATAATATTTGGGGTCCATACAACTGGGGCCTCAAGAGATGATGCGGCTATATTTATGGAATATGGAGACATAATAACTGCATGTATGAGTAAAGAGATAAAAGAAATAGGAGATAAACAAAATATTTACAAAACTAATACAAAAATACCAATATATGCACCCAGTGAAAAAGGTAAAAATGCTATAGAATTAAGATTTAAAGAAATTAAAAAGAGAAATTAG
- a CDS encoding aspartate kinase, with the protein MRIVMKYGGTSVGNAERFLNTAKIAIDTYNKENEVVVVVSAMSGVTDMLLGAADKSLKGEDIAPILNELRSKHFDACKNIKNEELVKITKEGIDTLLIDLEKSLIGVHYLGELSLRSKDRIVSFGERLSSLILSKTIEAHGVLSEKVDAFSLIVTDNNFGEATVFFNDSYKKTSDNLMPLIKRGMIPVVTGFIAKSKEGDITTLGRGGSDYTASIIGAGVSADEIWIMTDVDGIMTTNPKICGNAYTIPELSYLEAMELAYFGAKVLHPRTIEPAISKNIPVRVKNSMSDSPGTLILKDTKANHKAVKAISIIENAAIVYVSGAGMIGVPGVAAKVFKALGDHNINVYMISQGSSEANISFVISEKDTEKSENALRKTFPTKDLVRDISHIKGVNIISVVGKGMKGAVGTAAGLFSAIAKDKINILMISQGSSEVSISFVVSKEDGHNAIRAIHKAYLE; encoded by the coding sequence ATGAGAATTGTAATGAAATATGGTGGGACATCTGTCGGCAATGCTGAAAGATTCCTTAACACTGCAAAAATAGCTATAGATACATACAATAAAGAAAATGAAGTTGTAGTTGTCGTATCTGCAATGTCCGGAGTTACAGACATGCTTCTAGGGGCTGCTGACAAATCTCTTAAGGGAGAAGACATAGCCCCCATTCTTAATGAACTCAGATCTAAGCATTTTGATGCTTGTAAAAATATAAAAAATGAAGAATTAGTAAAAATAACTAAAGAAGGAATTGATACTCTTTTAATTGATCTTGAAAAAAGTTTAATAGGAGTACATTACTTAGGTGAACTTTCTTTACGTTCAAAGGATAGAATAGTTTCTTTTGGAGAAAGACTTTCAAGTTTGATATTATCTAAAACAATAGAGGCACATGGTGTACTATCTGAAAAAGTAGATGCTTTTTCTTTAATTGTCACCGACAACAACTTCGGAGAGGCAACAGTTTTCTTTAATGATAGTTATAAAAAAACATCCGATAATTTGATGCCATTAATAAAAAGGGGTATGATTCCAGTAGTTACTGGATTTATAGCCAAAAGTAAAGAGGGGGATATCACTACACTTGGTAGGGGAGGATCTGATTACACAGCTTCAATAATTGGCGCAGGGGTCAGCGCAGATGAAATATGGATAATGACTGATGTGGATGGAATAATGACTACAAATCCAAAAATATGTGGTAATGCCTATACCATCCCGGAGCTGTCCTATCTTGAAGCAATGGAGCTGGCATATTTTGGTGCCAAAGTTCTTCATCCAAGAACAATCGAACCTGCAATTTCTAAAAATATTCCTGTCAGGGTAAAAAATAGCATGTCAGACTCTCCAGGTACTCTAATCCTAAAGGATACAAAAGCAAATCACAAAGCTGTAAAGGCCATAAGCATAATTGAAAATGCTGCAATTGTTTACGTTTCTGGGGCCGGAATGATTGGAGTTCCAGGCGTAGCTGCAAAAGTCTTCAAGGCTTTAGGTGATCACAATATTAACGTTTACATGATTTCACAAGGGTCTTCGGAAGCAAATATTTCTTTTGTAATCTCTGAGAAAGACACAGAAAAATCTGAAAATGCTTTGAGAAAAACATTTCCAACAAAAGACTTGGTTAGGGATATTTCTCACATCAAAGGGGTAAATATAATAAGTGTAGTGGGAAAGGGGATGAAAGGCGCGGTAGGTACAGCGGCAGGATTATTTTCAGCTATCGCAAAAGATAAGATTAATATATTAATGATTTCACAAGGGTCTTCAGAAGTTTCAATCTCTTTTGTCGTTTCTAAAGAAGATGGCCACAACGCTATTAGGGCAATACACAAAGCTTATCTTGAGTAG